A genome region from Gardnerella vaginalis includes the following:
- the rplK gene encoding 50S ribosomal protein L11 yields the protein MAPKKKVSALIKLEIQAGKANPAPPLGPALGSHGVNIMDFCKAYNDQTKDKMGQIVPVEITVYEDRSFTFILKTPPAAALLLKAAGIPKGTENPLTHKVGSVTKAQVREIAEIKMPDLSARDVEAGMKIIAGTARSMGITVTD from the coding sequence ATGGCTCCAAAAAAGAAAGTCTCTGCGCTTATTAAGCTCGAGATTCAGGCTGGTAAAGCAAATCCAGCCCCACCACTGGGTCCTGCTTTAGGCTCCCACGGCGTAAACATCATGGACTTCTGCAAGGCCTATAACGACCAGACGAAGGACAAGATGGGTCAGATCGTCCCAGTAGAGATCACAGTTTACGAAGATCGTTCCTTCACATTTATTCTTAAGACTCCACCAGCTGCTGCTTTGTTGCTTAAGGCTGCTGGCATTCCTAAGGGCACCGAGAACCCATTGACCCACAAGGTTGGCTCTGTGACTAAGGCTCAGGTGCGCGAAATCGCCGAAATCAAGATGCCAGATCTTTCTGCACGAGATGTTGAAGCTGGTATGAAGATTATCGCGGGCACTGCTCGCTCGATGGGTATTACCGTTACCGACTGA
- the rplL gene encoding 50S ribosomal protein L7/L12 has protein sequence MAKLTSEELLEAFGEMTLVELSEFVKAFEEKFDVEAAAPVAAVAAAPAAAAGAAEEEKDEFDVVLASAGAQKVAVIKAVKALTGLGLKEAKDIVDNAPKPVLEKAKKEDADKAKAALEEAGATVELK, from the coding sequence ATGGCTAAGCTCACTAGCGAAGAGCTTCTTGAAGCTTTCGGTGAAATGACCCTCGTCGAGCTTTCTGAGTTCGTCAAGGCCTTTGAAGAGAAGTTCGATGTTGAGGCTGCTGCTCCTGTAGCTGCTGTTGCTGCTGCTCCAGCCGCTGCCGCTGGCGCTGCTGAGGAAGAGAAGGACGAGTTTGACGTTGTCCTCGCTTCTGCAGGTGCTCAGAAGGTTGCCGTCATCAAGGCTGTTAAGGCTTTGACTGGCCTCGGCTTGAAGGAAGCTAAGGACATTGTTGACAATGCTCCAAAGCCAGTCCTCGAGAAGGCTAAGAAGGAAGACGCTGACAAGGCTAAGGCTGCTCTCGAAGAAGCCGGCGCAACTGTTGAACTTAAGTAG
- the rplJ gene encoding 50S ribosomal protein L10, whose translation MKRPEKEAVVAELTDLFRNADAVYLTEYRGLTVPQISSLREKLGRDTSYSVAKNTLARIAAKEAGIEGLDELLAGPTAITFVKGDFIEAAKTLRDFAKENKTLVIKGGFADGTVYDAEGAKQLADLKSRPELLSEMAGALKGTMSKAAYLFNALPTKAVRTIDALREKQEKAA comes from the coding sequence ATGAAGAGGCCCGAAAAGGAAGCGGTAGTTGCAGAGCTTACGGATTTGTTCCGTAACGCCGACGCTGTCTACCTTACCGAGTACCGCGGGCTTACAGTTCCGCAGATTTCTTCTCTGCGCGAAAAGCTAGGCCGCGATACTTCCTACTCTGTGGCTAAGAATACGCTTGCTCGCATCGCCGCTAAGGAAGCGGGCATTGAAGGTCTTGATGAGCTTCTTGCTGGCCCAACTGCAATCACCTTTGTAAAGGGCGATTTCATTGAGGCTGCTAAGACCTTGCGTGATTTTGCCAAAGAGAATAAGACCCTCGTCATCAAGGGCGGTTTCGCAGATGGAACCGTTTACGATGCCGAAGGCGCCAAGCAGCTGGCAGACCTCAAGTCTCGCCCAGAATTGCTTTCCGAGATGGCTGGCGCGCTCAAGGGCACCATGTCCAAGGCCGCCTACCTGTTCAACGCTTTGCCAACCAAGGCAGTGCGTACTATCGACGCTTTGCGCGAGAAGCAGGAAAAGGCCGCTTGA